One window of the Nocardia huaxiensis genome contains the following:
- the folE gene encoding GTP cyclohydrolase I FolE has product MSANNHVVSGPIALDTGRPFDQERAEAAVRELLLAVGENPDRPGLADTPARVARAYKEMFAGLYTDPSEVLNTTFDEGHQELVLVRDIPMYSTCEHHLVAFHGVAHVGYIPGPHGRVTGLSKLARLVDLYAKRPQVQERLTSQIADAVMKKLDPRGAIVVVEAEHLCMAMRGIRKPGASTTTSAVRGLLQTNAASRAEALDLILRK; this is encoded by the coding sequence TTGTCGGCCAACAACCACGTCGTCTCCGGCCCGATCGCGCTCGACACCGGTCGGCCGTTCGACCAGGAGCGGGCCGAGGCCGCCGTGCGCGAACTGCTGCTCGCGGTCGGTGAGAACCCGGATCGCCCCGGGCTCGCCGATACCCCGGCCCGCGTCGCGCGCGCCTACAAGGAAATGTTCGCGGGTCTCTACACCGACCCCTCGGAGGTGCTCAACACCACCTTCGACGAGGGCCACCAGGAACTCGTCCTGGTGCGCGACATCCCCATGTACTCCACCTGCGAACACCACCTGGTGGCCTTCCACGGCGTCGCACACGTCGGCTACATCCCCGGCCCGCACGGCCGCGTCACCGGCCTGTCCAAACTGGCCCGCCTGGTCGACCTCTACGCCAAGCGCCCGCAGGTGCAGGAGCGCCTCACCTCCCAGATCGCCGACGCCGTCATGAAGAAGCTCGACCCGCGCGGCGCCATCGTCGTGGTCGAGGCCGAGCATCTATGCATGGCCATGCGCGGCATCCGCAAGCCCGGCGCCAGCACCACCACCTCGGCCGTGCGCGGCCTGCTGCAAACCAACGCCGCCTCCCGCGCCGAGGCCCTGGACCTCATCCTGCGAAAGTGA
- the folP gene encoding dihydropteroate synthase produces the protein MTESGTRGTGLVVPRGGRSTVVMGVVNVTSDSFSDGGRYLDPGLAVAHGLELYEMGADIVDVGGESTRPGAVRVDPEIEAARVVPVIRELAAAGVPTSVDTMRASVAEAALEAGVTMVNDVSGGRADADMVKVVAAAKVPWILMHWRADADYRHTGPAEQYDDVVRRVWYELHDQVDAALAGGVAFENLILDPGLGFAKNAEHNWELLGALFAGLTEMSDYLPVLIGASRKRFLGTLLADSDGPRSPDGREIATATISALAAEHGAWGVRVHDVRASLDSIAVADASTRAAARVREKYRLERAAATGSDVLRVDLHMRAATDDDLSASDIQGDRL, from the coding sequence ATGACCGAAAGCGGTACGCGGGGGACCGGATTGGTTGTTCCCCGCGGTGGCCGCTCCACGGTCGTCATGGGCGTGGTCAACGTGACCAGCGACTCGTTCTCCGACGGCGGCCGCTACCTGGATCCGGGCCTGGCCGTCGCGCATGGGCTCGAGCTGTACGAGATGGGTGCGGACATCGTCGATGTCGGTGGTGAATCCACCCGGCCGGGCGCGGTCCGCGTCGACCCGGAAATCGAAGCGGCACGGGTGGTTCCGGTGATCCGGGAACTCGCGGCGGCCGGTGTCCCGACCAGCGTCGACACCATGCGCGCCAGCGTCGCCGAGGCCGCCCTCGAGGCCGGCGTCACCATGGTCAACGACGTCTCCGGCGGTCGCGCCGACGCCGACATGGTGAAAGTCGTTGCAGCAGCCAAGGTTCCGTGGATCCTCATGCACTGGCGCGCCGATGCTGACTACCGGCACACCGGCCCGGCCGAACAGTACGACGATGTGGTGCGTCGGGTCTGGTACGAACTACACGACCAGGTCGACGCGGCTCTAGCCGGGGGCGTCGCCTTCGAAAATCTGATCTTGGATCCCGGCTTGGGCTTCGCAAAGAACGCCGAGCACAACTGGGAACTGCTGGGTGCGCTGTTCGCCGGTCTGACCGAGATGTCGGACTATCTGCCGGTGCTGATCGGTGCCTCGCGCAAGCGGTTCCTCGGTACGCTGCTGGCGGATTCGGACGGTCCGCGTTCGCCGGACGGCCGCGAGATCGCCACCGCTACCATCTCCGCGCTCGCCGCCGAGCACGGTGCGTGGGGTGTGCGGGTGCACGATGTGCGCGCCTCCCTGGACTCCATCGCCGTGGCCGACGCGTCCACGCGGGCCGCGGCGCGAGTGCGGGAGAAGTACCGCCTGGAACGTGCGGCCGCGACCGGTTCCGACGTACTGCGGGTGGACCTGCACATGCGTGCGGCCACGGACGATGATCTGTCCGCGAGCGACATTCAGGGAGACCGGCTTTGA
- the folB gene encoding dihydroneopterin aldolase, translating into MSTDRIELRGLKIYGHHGVFDFEKRDGQEFVVDVTLWTDFSAAAKSDDISDTIHYGELADDVVRIVSGQPRNLIETVVSELADEIMGDPRVHAVEVVLHKPSAPIPHTFEDVRVITSRRREVPSS; encoded by the coding sequence TTGAGCACTGACCGGATTGAGCTGCGGGGGCTGAAGATCTATGGCCATCACGGAGTCTTCGATTTCGAGAAGCGGGACGGCCAGGAATTCGTGGTCGATGTGACGCTGTGGACCGACTTTTCGGCCGCGGCGAAATCCGATGACATCTCCGACACCATTCATTACGGCGAGCTGGCCGATGACGTGGTGCGGATCGTGTCGGGACAGCCGCGGAATCTGATCGAGACGGTGGTGTCGGAGCTGGCCGACGAGATCATGGGGGATCCGCGGGTGCACGCGGTGGAAGTGGTGCTGCACAAGCCTTCCGCGCCGATTCCGCATACCTTCGAGGATGTTCGCGTGATCACGTCTCGTCGTCGTGAGGTCCCGTCGTCGTGA
- the folK gene encoding 2-amino-4-hydroxy-6-hydroxymethyldihydropteridine diphosphokinase, translated as MSRVVLSIGSNLGDRLAHLRSVVEALRPRLVAVSSVYSTPPWGGVPQQDYLNAVLVAEDPALEPSDWLKLGQELEQAAERVREVRWGARTLDVDVVWAAQRRQAAMMPVRSADPTLTLPHPQAHHRAFVLVPWLEVEPGALLEVAGATRPVGEFLAALDAAEVEGVRRTELSLGWRVL; from the coding sequence GTGAGTCGGGTAGTTCTGTCGATCGGATCCAATCTCGGCGATCGGCTCGCGCATCTGCGCAGTGTGGTGGAGGCATTGCGACCGCGGCTGGTGGCCGTGTCGTCGGTGTATTCGACGCCGCCGTGGGGCGGTGTGCCGCAGCAGGACTACCTGAATGCGGTGCTGGTGGCCGAGGATCCGGCGCTGGAGCCCAGCGACTGGCTGAAGCTCGGGCAGGAACTCGAGCAGGCCGCCGAGCGGGTGCGTGAAGTGCGCTGGGGTGCAAGGACTCTCGACGTGGACGTGGTGTGGGCGGCGCAGCGCCGCCAGGCCGCGATGATGCCGGTGCGCAGTGCCGACCCGACGCTGACCCTCCCGCATCCGCAGGCGCACCATCGCGCCTTCGTGCTGGTGCCGTGGCTGGAGGTGGAGCCCGGTGCGCTGCTCGAGGTGGCCGGTGCCACGCGCCCCGTCGGCGAATTCCTGGCCGCGCTGGATGCCGCCGAGGTGGAAGGCGTTCGCCGCACCGAGCTTTCGCTGGGATGGCGTGTGCTGTGA
- a CDS encoding DUF3180 domain-containing protein, whose protein sequence is MKPTRVLDLCLNVLLAAFVAWVATNAAYSSFPPISVFSGASLLPVAVLEVVLAFVIRSRVENRGVGNDGRQLHPITAARAVALAKASAQVGSLVGGIWLGFLIWLLPKRSDLSAAAADTPGAVVGLVAGLALVAAALWLEYCCRAPIDPPDEAATS, encoded by the coding sequence GTGAAGCCGACCCGGGTGCTCGATCTGTGTTTGAACGTCCTGCTGGCGGCGTTCGTGGCGTGGGTGGCCACCAATGCCGCGTATTCGAGTTTCCCGCCGATCTCGGTGTTCTCGGGGGCCTCGCTGCTGCCGGTGGCGGTGCTGGAGGTGGTGCTCGCCTTCGTGATTCGGTCGCGGGTGGAGAACCGCGGCGTGGGCAACGATGGGCGGCAACTGCATCCGATCACGGCCGCGCGAGCGGTGGCGCTGGCGAAGGCGTCGGCGCAGGTGGGTTCGCTGGTGGGCGGCATCTGGCTGGGGTTCCTGATCTGGCTGCTGCCCAAGCGTTCGGATCTGAGTGCGGCCGCCGCGGACACCCCGGGTGCGGTGGTGGGTCTGGTGGCGGGGCTGGCGCTGGTGGCGGCGGCATTGTGGCTGGAATATTGCTGTCGCGCACCGATCGACCCGCCCGATGAAGCAGCTACCTCTTAG
- a CDS encoding DUF6779 domain-containing protein, with amino-acid sequence MVSPSRSSTSRRRREDAGKFFTGVLLLLGLVASIFLVFSDNVQMVRVGLVTALWAAAIGALAATRFRRESAIDKAKVGDLQKVYQLQLEREVAARREYELGVEARIRRETGADAEEMAALRAELTVLRESLQRLFEGDLPFDRPALRADAVRVQELPARDGSGSANPANDNWHNADSGEEPWDPWSAPLGDDIRGRVTPVFDADHPEPPVFATPYDDPVTAETSIVVTEIVEKTERVEVRHEFTQHHPEPAPPTVDATPPAQSPNTRHTEPIHGPEPLQQVPWFETEHPAGNTPTDPSVPRNGNGAGPAAPAPAPATPMGTASSRRRRRADEDSESTGQLSVAEIMANLRSESGR; translated from the coding sequence ATGGTTTCACCCTCCCGTAGCAGTACTTCCCGTCGACGGCGGGAGGACGCGGGAAAGTTCTTCACCGGCGTACTGCTTCTTCTCGGTCTGGTTGCCAGCATTTTCCTGGTCTTCAGCGACAACGTGCAAATGGTGCGCGTCGGCCTGGTGACCGCCCTCTGGGCCGCTGCCATCGGAGCCCTCGCCGCGACCCGTTTTCGCAGGGAATCGGCCATAGACAAGGCGAAAGTGGGTGACCTGCAGAAGGTCTACCAACTCCAGCTGGAACGCGAGGTTGCTGCCCGCCGCGAATACGAGCTCGGCGTGGAAGCCCGCATCCGCCGCGAAACCGGCGCCGACGCCGAGGAAATGGCGGCCCTGCGCGCCGAACTCACCGTGCTCCGCGAGAGCCTGCAGCGCCTTTTCGAGGGCGACCTGCCCTTCGACCGCCCGGCCCTGCGCGCGGATGCCGTTCGCGTCCAAGAACTCCCGGCCCGAGACGGCTCCGGCTCCGCGAATCCGGCGAACGATAACTGGCACAACGCGGACTCCGGCGAAGAGCCCTGGGACCCCTGGTCGGCTCCCCTCGGGGACGACATCCGCGGCCGCGTCACCCCTGTCTTCGACGCCGACCATCCCGAACCCCCCGTCTTCGCCACCCCCTACGACGATCCGGTCACCGCCGAAACCTCCATCGTGGTCACCGAGATCGTCGAGAAAACCGAACGCGTCGAGGTTCGCCACGAATTCACCCAGCACCACCCGGAACCGGCCCCGCCGACCGTCGACGCCACACCGCCCGCACAGTCCCCCAACACCCGCCACACCGAACCCATCCACGGCCCCGAACCCCTCCAGCAGGTCCCATGGTTCGAGACCGAACACCCGGCCGGCAACACCCCCACCGATCCGTCGGTCCCCCGCAACGGCAATGGCGCGGGCCCTGCCGCGCCCGCCCCGGCGCCGGCCACACCCATGGGCACCGCCAGCTCCCGCCGTCGCCGCCGCGCCGACGAGGACAGCGAAAGCACCGGCCAGCTCTCCGTAGCCGAGATCATGGCCAACCTCCGCTCAGAGTCCGGCCGCTGA
- a CDS encoding Rossmann-like and DUF2520 domain-containing protein produces MTPDIDVRGTDPAPARLTVGIVSAGRVGSAVGVALERAGHVVFGVSAISDASVRRAETRLPDSRILPAEEVAARSELLILAVPDSELAGLISGLAASGAVRPGTIVAHTSGANGVGILAPLTALGALPLAIHPAMTFTGHDEDVARLANACFGITAADEIGYAIAQSLVIEMGGEPVKVAEENRTLYHAALAHGSNHLVTLIVDAVEALRAALAGPGLMGQQVVDDQPNGLAERMLAPLASAALDNALRRGPAALTGPVARGDVEAVAAHLNALEALDPKLAAGYRAQSLRSAERARTNPDLLDLLEGPRPSGQAWRRQRSVTTEGPDRPEKGH; encoded by the coding sequence GTGACCCCGGACATTGATGTCCGTGGAACCGACCCCGCGCCTGCACGACTGACGGTGGGAATCGTCTCGGCGGGACGCGTCGGATCCGCGGTGGGTGTGGCACTGGAGCGTGCCGGCCATGTCGTATTCGGCGTTTCCGCTATTTCGGATGCGTCGGTCCGGCGGGCCGAGACTAGGCTCCCGGATTCCCGGATCCTGCCCGCCGAAGAGGTGGCCGCCCGCAGCGAGCTGCTGATCCTCGCGGTGCCGGACAGCGAATTGGCCGGTCTCATCTCGGGTTTGGCGGCCTCTGGCGCGGTGCGTCCGGGCACCATCGTGGCGCACACCTCGGGCGCGAACGGCGTCGGCATTCTCGCGCCGCTCACCGCGCTGGGCGCGCTGCCGCTGGCCATCCATCCGGCCATGACCTTCACCGGCCACGACGAGGATGTGGCGCGACTCGCCAACGCCTGCTTCGGGATCACCGCCGCCGACGAGATCGGCTACGCCATCGCCCAGTCGCTGGTGATCGAAATGGGCGGGGAGCCGGTCAAAGTCGCGGAGGAGAACCGCACCCTCTATCACGCGGCCCTCGCGCACGGCAGCAATCACCTGGTCACGCTCATCGTGGACGCCGTCGAAGCCCTGCGCGCCGCCCTCGCGGGACCGGGCCTGATGGGTCAGCAGGTGGTCGACGATCAGCCGAACGGCCTGGCCGAACGCATGCTGGCCCCGCTGGCCTCGGCCGCGCTGGACAATGCCCTGCGTCGTGGCCCGGCCGCGTTGACCGGTCCCGTCGCCCGCGGCGATGTGGAAGCCGTCGCCGCGCATCTGAACGCGCTCGAGGCCCTCGATCCCAAGCTGGCCGCCGGCTATCGCGCGCAGTCGCTGCGCAGCGCCGAGCGCGCGCGCACCAATCCTGATCTGCTCGATCTTCTGGAAGGACCCCGGCCGAGCGGTCAGGCCTGGAGGCGGCAGCGCAGCGTAACCACGGAAGGCCCCGATCGGCCGGAGAAAGGACACTGA
- the panC gene encoding pantoate--beta-alanine ligase, protein MDPKLRGTYKPGELTVLHDPAVVTQVVNALRSVGRKVALVPTMGALHEGHLELVRLAKRTNQVVVVSIFVNPLQFGANEDLDKYPRTLDADVELLRGEGVELVFAPSANDMYPDGPRTTVQAGPFGDILEGAHRPGHFAGVLTVVAKLFNICRPHEAFFGEKDYQQLALIRQMVRDLNFDLKIRPVATVREEDGLAKSSRNRFLDPEQRELAATLSAALIAGRHSQGLGAEAVLATARAVLDTAPEIELDYLALRSADFGEPTTGNARLLVAARVGSTRLIDNMPVTLGVPIDGHPTTPDQPAQATL, encoded by the coding sequence ATGGACCCGAAACTTCGTGGCACCTACAAGCCCGGCGAGTTGACGGTGCTGCATGATCCGGCCGTGGTCACGCAGGTCGTGAACGCGCTGCGGTCCGTCGGCCGCAAGGTCGCGCTGGTGCCCACCATGGGTGCGCTGCATGAGGGTCACCTGGAGTTGGTGCGGCTGGCCAAGCGCACCAATCAGGTCGTCGTGGTGTCGATCTTCGTGAACCCCTTGCAGTTCGGCGCGAACGAGGACCTCGACAAGTACCCGCGCACCCTCGACGCCGATGTCGAACTGTTGCGCGGCGAGGGCGTCGAGCTGGTGTTCGCCCCGTCCGCCAATGACATGTACCCGGACGGCCCGCGCACCACGGTGCAGGCCGGTCCCTTCGGCGACATTCTCGAAGGCGCCCATCGCCCAGGGCATTTCGCGGGCGTGCTGACCGTGGTGGCGAAGCTGTTCAATATCTGCCGCCCGCACGAGGCGTTCTTCGGTGAGAAGGACTACCAGCAGCTGGCCCTGATCCGGCAGATGGTGCGGGACCTGAACTTCGATCTGAAGATCCGTCCGGTCGCCACCGTCCGCGAGGAGGACGGTCTGGCCAAGTCCTCACGCAACCGCTTCCTCGATCCGGAGCAGCGTGAGCTGGCCGCCACCCTCTCGGCCGCGCTCATCGCGGGCCGCCACTCGCAGGGTCTGGGCGCGGAGGCTGTGCTCGCGACCGCGCGTGCGGTCCTCGACACGGCGCCCGAGATCGAACTGGATTATCTGGCCCTGCGGTCCGCCGATTTCGGTGAACCGACGACCGGCAATGCCCGCCTGCTGGTCGCCGCGCGCGTCGGCAGCACCCGTCTCATCGACAACATGCCCGTCACGCTCGGAGTCCCGATCGACGGCCATCCCACGACTCCCGATCAGCCTGCCCAGGCAACCCTCTAG
- the panD gene encoding aspartate 1-decarboxylase — MLRTMMKSKIHRATVTHADLHYVGSVTVDQDLLDAADLLEGEQVCIVDITNGARLETYIIAGERGSGVIGINGAAAHLVNPGDLVILIAYGMLDEAELKEYSPRVVFVDDRNRQVELGSDPAHAPEGSDLVSPRTLAFN; from the coding sequence ATGTTGCGCACCATGATGAAGTCGAAGATCCACCGCGCCACGGTGACTCACGCCGATCTGCACTATGTCGGTTCCGTCACCGTCGACCAGGACCTCCTGGACGCCGCCGATCTGCTCGAGGGCGAGCAGGTCTGCATTGTCGACATCACCAACGGCGCTCGCCTCGAGACCTACATCATCGCCGGTGAGCGCGGCTCGGGTGTGATCGGAATCAACGGCGCCGCAGCGCATCTGGTGAATCCGGGTGATCTGGTGATCCTCATCGCCTACGGCATGCTGGACGAGGCGGAGCTGAAGGAGTACAGCCCGCGCGTGGTGTTCGTCGACGACCGCAACCGGCAGGTGGAGCTGGGCTCGGATCCGGCGCACGCGCCCGAGGGTTCCGATCTCGTCTCGCCGCGCACGCTCGCCTTCAACTGA
- a CDS encoding type III pantothenate kinase gives MLLTIDVRNTSIELGLFTGSGDHAKLAKQWRMHTNPLMTADEFAMQVRGLVGADAEQVTGVAALSTVPPVLRELREMLSRYWGHVPNVVVEPGVRTGIPLLVDNPKEVGADRIVNCLAAYHRFKNPSIVVDFGSAICVDLVSAKGEFLGGIIAPGVEISMEALVERTALRRAELARPRSVIGKNSMECMQSGAIFGFAGLVDGLIDRIRDEFDAFSGEDVSVVATGASAPLIVPESETIDHHEPHLTLDGLRLVYERNQLRSRAR, from the coding sequence ATGTTGCTGACCATCGACGTCCGCAACACCAGCATCGAACTAGGGCTGTTCACCGGCAGCGGTGACCACGCCAAGCTGGCGAAACAGTGGCGGATGCACACCAATCCGCTGATGACCGCCGACGAGTTCGCCATGCAGGTGCGCGGTCTCGTCGGCGCCGACGCCGAGCAGGTGACGGGTGTGGCGGCGCTGTCCACGGTGCCGCCGGTGTTGCGTGAACTGCGTGAGATGCTGTCCCGCTACTGGGGTCATGTCCCGAATGTGGTGGTGGAACCCGGTGTGCGCACCGGTATTCCGCTGCTGGTGGACAATCCGAAGGAGGTCGGTGCGGACCGCATCGTGAATTGCCTGGCCGCCTATCACCGTTTCAAGAATCCGTCGATCGTGGTGGATTTCGGCAGCGCCATCTGCGTGGATCTGGTGTCGGCCAAGGGCGAGTTCCTGGGCGGCATCATCGCGCCGGGCGTGGAGATCTCCATGGAGGCGCTGGTGGAGCGCACCGCCCTGCGCCGCGCCGAGCTGGCCCGCCCGCGCTCGGTGATCGGCAAGAACAGCATGGAGTGCATGCAGTCGGGGGCGATCTTCGGTTTCGCGGGTCTGGTGGACGGGCTGATCGACCGCATTCGCGACGAGTTCGACGCCTTCTCCGGTGAGGACGTGTCCGTGGTGGCGACGGGTGCTTCGGCGCCGTTGATCGTGCCGGAGTCGGAGACCATCGACCATCACGAGCCGCATCTGACGCTGGATGGCCTGCGGCTGGTGTACGAGCGCAATCAACTGCGCAGCCGCGCCCGCTGA
- a CDS encoding cysteine dioxygenase — MRSSLFSLSVDDTARTPGTSRLLPEVTERATASALPTRLRPADLLRLTDEGAEDVLAGRYDHLLPEDGLWPTEKRWAVRLVADDEVDVWLISWVPEKATELHDHAGSLGALTVLSGALNEFRWNGTELRRRTLAAGDQASFPLGWVHDVVRAPAEEAGIVGPLDPTLSVHAYSPPLTAMSYYEVTGHGTLRRTRSVLTDQPEGELQ; from the coding sequence ATGCGTTCCTCTTTATTCTCCCTATCTGTCGATGACACCGCCCGTACTCCGGGTACCTCGCGCCTGCTGCCCGAGGTGACCGAGCGGGCCACCGCCTCCGCTCTCCCCACCCGGCTGCGTCCCGCCGACCTGCTGCGTCTCACCGACGAGGGCGCCGAGGACGTGCTGGCCGGCCGCTACGATCACCTGCTCCCCGAGGACGGGCTGTGGCCCACCGAAAAGCGCTGGGCCGTAAGGCTTGTCGCCGACGACGAGGTGGACGTGTGGCTCATCTCCTGGGTGCCGGAGAAGGCCACCGAACTGCACGATCACGCGGGCTCGCTGGGCGCGCTGACCGTTCTCTCCGGGGCGCTCAACGAATTCCGCTGGAACGGCACCGAATTGCGCCGCCGCACGCTGGCCGCCGGTGACCAGGCTTCTTTCCCGCTCGGCTGGGTGCACGACGTGGTGCGCGCGCCCGCCGAGGAGGCGGGCATTGTCGGCCCCCTCGATCCCACTCTGAGCGTGCACGCCTATTCCCCGCCGCTGACGGCCATGTCCTATTACGAGGTCACCGGCCACGGCACCCTGCGGCGCACCCGTTCCGTCCTGACCGATCAGCCCGAAGGCGAACTCCAATGA
- a CDS encoding rhodanese-like domain-containing protein: MTIDGMLTQARAALRRLLPVELPQAIARGAILVDIRPQAQRQREGTIPGALVIERNVLEWRLDPSSSARLALAADHDVEWIIVCSEGYTSSLAAASLQQLGLRRATDLIGGYHALKAAGLLTVAAAAPHFQREVATLAWV, from the coding sequence ATGACGATCGACGGCATGCTCACCCAGGCGCGGGCGGCGCTGCGCCGGCTGCTGCCGGTGGAATTGCCGCAGGCCATCGCCCGGGGCGCGATTCTGGTCGATATTCGGCCGCAGGCGCAGCGCCAGCGCGAGGGCACCATTCCGGGCGCCCTGGTGATCGAGCGAAATGTCCTGGAATGGCGGTTGGATCCGTCCTCCTCGGCGCGTTTGGCGCTGGCCGCCGACCATGATGTGGAATGGATCATCGTCTGCTCCGAGGGTTACACCTCGAGCCTTGCAGCGGCCTCTTTGCAGCAGCTGGGCCTGCGTCGCGCCACCGATCTGATCGGCGGTTACCACGCATTGAAAGCGGCCGGTTTGTTGACCGTCGCGGCCGCCGCACCGCACTTTCAGCGTGAAGTAGCCACACTCGCCTGGGTGTGA
- the lysS gene encoding lysine--tRNA ligase: protein MRIRREKRERLLAEGREAYPVVVPRTHTLAEIRAQFPDLEPGTETGVQVGVAGRVIFMRNTGKLCFATLQEGDGTKLQAMISLNGVGEESLAAWKADVDLGDFVFVHGAVIASRTGELSVMADSWSMAAKSLRPLPVAHKEMSEESRVRQRYVDLVVNEDARTMARTRVKVMRALRNALERRDFLEIETPMLQTLHGGAAARPFVTHSNALDMDLYLRIAPELFLKRAVVGGIDKVFEINRNFRNEGADSTHSPEFAMLETYEAYGTYDDSAKMIRELIQEVAQEVYGTQVVTLADGTEYDLSGEWATVEMYPSLSESIGVEVTPETTVPELLALAERVGLEIPQDKGYGHGKLVEELWEHVYGDKLYAPTFVRDFPVETSPLTRQHRSKPGVTEKWDLYVRGFELATGYSELVDPVIQRERFVDQARLAAAGDDEAMRLDEDFLAAMEHGMPPTTGTGMGMDRLLMALTGHGIRETILFPIVRPSAR, encoded by the coding sequence ATGCGGATTCGCCGGGAGAAGCGGGAGCGGTTGCTGGCGGAGGGCCGCGAGGCCTATCCGGTGGTGGTGCCGCGGACCCATACTCTCGCCGAAATTCGCGCGCAGTTCCCGGATCTGGAACCGGGAACCGAGACGGGCGTACAGGTCGGTGTGGCCGGCCGCGTCATTTTCATGCGCAATACCGGCAAGCTGTGCTTCGCCACGCTGCAGGAGGGCGACGGCACCAAGTTGCAGGCGATGATCAGCCTCAACGGTGTCGGCGAGGAATCCCTGGCGGCCTGGAAGGCCGATGTGGACCTCGGTGACTTCGTTTTCGTGCACGGCGCGGTGATCGCCTCCCGCACGGGTGAATTGAGCGTCATGGCCGATTCCTGGTCCATGGCGGCCAAGTCGCTGCGTCCGCTCCCGGTCGCGCACAAGGAGATGAGCGAGGAGTCCCGCGTCCGCCAGCGCTATGTCGATCTGGTGGTGAACGAGGACGCCCGCACCATGGCCCGCACCCGCGTGAAGGTCATGCGCGCGCTGCGAAATGCCTTGGAGCGCAGGGACTTCCTGGAGATCGAGACGCCCATGCTGCAGACCCTGCACGGTGGCGCCGCGGCTCGGCCGTTCGTGACGCACTCCAATGCCCTGGACATGGATCTGTACCTGCGCATCGCGCCGGAGCTGTTCCTCAAGCGCGCGGTGGTCGGCGGTATCGACAAGGTCTTCGAGATCAACCGGAACTTCCGCAACGAGGGCGCGGACTCCACGCATTCCCCGGAGTTCGCAATGCTGGAAACCTACGAGGCGTACGGAACCTACGACGATTCCGCGAAGATGATCCGGGAATTGATCCAGGAAGTCGCGCAGGAGGTGTACGGCACTCAGGTCGTCACCCTCGCGGATGGCACCGAATACGATCTGTCCGGTGAGTGGGCGACGGTCGAGATGTACCCGTCGCTGTCGGAGTCGATCGGTGTGGAGGTCACTCCGGAAACGACCGTCCCGGAATTGCTGGCACTCGCCGAACGAGTCGGTCTGGAAATTCCGCAGGACAAGGGCTACGGCCACGGCAAACTCGTGGAAGAACTTTGGGAACACGTGTACGGCGACAAGCTGTACGCACCGACTTTCGTCCGCGACTTCCCGGTTGAGACATCGCCGCTCACGCGCCAGCATCGGAGCAAGCCCGGGGTTACCGAGAAGTGGGACCTCTACGTGCGCGGCTTCGAACTGGCCACGGGCTATTCGGAACTCGTCGATCCGGTCATCCAGCGCGAACGGTTTGTGGATCAGGCGCGTTTGGCCGCTGCCGGTGATGACGAAGCCATGCGCCTGGACGAGGACTTCCTTGCCGCGATGGAGCACGGTATGCCGCCGACGACCGGAACCGGTATGGGTATGGATCGTTTGCTGATGGCCCTGACTGGCCACGGAATCCGGGAAACGATACTCTTTCCAATTGTGCGTCCATCGGCTCGTTGA
- a CDS encoding histone-like nucleoid-structuring protein Lsr2 — MAKKVTVSLIDDVDGESIADETIEFAIDGVSYEIDLSTENAARLRDGLEPWVSNARRVSGRRRTKTAPAGTAGPKSRVSIDREQSAAIREWARRNGHKVSARGRISADITEAYNKAAAKN; from the coding sequence ATGGCAAAGAAGGTCACCGTTAGCTTGATCGACGATGTCGACGGTGAGTCCATCGCGGACGAGACCATCGAGTTCGCTATCGATGGCGTCTCGTACGAGATCGACTTGTCGACCGAGAATGCGGCCAGGCTGCGGGACGGGCTGGAGCCCTGGGTTTCCAACGCGCGCCGGGTGAGTGGTCGCCGGCGCACCAAGACGGCTCCGGCCGGGACGGCCGGGCCGAAGAGCCGGGTCTCCATCGATCGCGAACAAAGTGCGGCGATTCGTGAATGGGCTCGCCGTAATGGACACAAGGTGTCGGCTCGTGGGCGCATCTCGGCAGATATCACCGAGGCTTACAACAAGGCTGCGGCGAAGAACTAG